CCCACAGGCCGGATCGATCAGGACCAGGCGCGCCACGCGCAGCGGATGCAGCCTGGCGAAGGCCTCGGCGTGCCAGGCGGCCACCGAGCGCGCCACGACCGTCGCGCGCTCCGAACCCGGGACGAGCGCGGCCAGGCGGGCGGCTTCGCCGTACAGGGTGGGCGGGGTGGTCACGGCGGGGCTGAGCCCGAGACCCGGGCGGTCGAAGCGGATGACGCGGTGGCCGTGGCGCAGGGTCTCGGCGACGGCGTCCCAGTGGAACCAGGCGCCCGCGGGACCCGAGCTGAGCAGCACGGGACGGCCCGCCCCTTCGCTGACGACGTGGAAGGGTCCGCTCTCCAGGGCGGGGGTGGCCTCGACCAGCAGCCGCGTGGCGAGGTAGAGCAGCCAGATGGCGATGAGCGTGACCTGGAGGCGCTGGGCGAGCCCCGCGTACCTGCCCACGGCGTCGGCGACGAGCGTGGCCATCGTGGCCGCGTACGTGGCGGCGGTGACCAGCCAGGCGAGCGGGCTGCGCCACCGCGCGCTGAGCAGCACCATCGCCACCAGCACGGCCGCGGTGGCGGCGACGCCCGCCGCCACGTGCGCCTGATGGGCGAAGGAGAGCGCCCCGCCGCAACCGGCGCAGTCGAGAGGGAACAGCCCACCGACGGCGGTGCAGAGGCCGAACAGGGCCATCGCCAGCCAGCCCTGCCACTCCTCCCGCACCCTGACCACGAGCGCGACCCCGGCCAGGCAGGTCAGGCCCGCGACAGTGTCGCAGAACCTGAACAGGACCGACCACTCCTGGTCGCGGGCGGCCAGCCGGCTGACGAAGCCGTGCAGCCTGTCGAGCCCCTCGCTGGTGAACTGGCCCGGCATCCACGCGCTGGAGAAGACGGCCGCGACGACGAACGCGCAGGCGGCTGCCAGGTCGAGTCGTCGCTCCATGTGATCATTAGATCACCAGGGGTGCGGACCGCCGATCACCGGGTCACGGGTCACAGGCCGGGCGCGCCCCAGACGGGGAACCAGCGCGCGAGATCCTCCTCGATCCTCAGCTCCTCCGCGAGCGCGCCGCGGGCCTGCAGCTCCAGCGCGTTGTCCCGGTGCTGTCCGCCCAGCGGCGCGAAGGGATAGAACGTGCCGCGCTTGTAGAGATAGACGATCGCCAGCCGGCGGCCCCGGGGATCGGCGAACGCCACCAGCGAGCACAGCAGGGAAGGACCGAAGCCGGCGTCCTCCAGCGAGGAGTTGACGGCGTGCAGTTCGGTGACGAGGTCGGTGACCGCGTCAGGGGCGCGCCTGACCAGCAGCCACGTGTAGCCGTAGACGTCCGTAGACTCCTCCACCCGCTCGCCGAGCAGCGCCTTGACGTCGCCCTGGAGCGTGGCGAACGCGCCGCCCTCCGCCGCCCTGAAGCTCACCGAGCCCTCCCCGGTCGGCGCCAGGCCCGTGGCGGCCTGCAGCGTGACGGCCGCGGAGGGCAGCGCGAACAGCGCGTCGAGGTTGGGTTCGGCCTGCTTGGTCCTGCCGAGAATCACATCGAGCCAGCCCATCGCTCAGCCCCTCCCTAGTTGTGCGGAGATCTTCGCCAGGTTCTCCAGCCTGCGCTGGAGCGGCGGGTGCGTTGAGAACAGCGTCGCCAGCGTCTCTCCCTGCTTCAGCGCGGGAGCGAAGTAGAAGGCGTTGAACGGCTCGGCCTCGCGCAGGTCGCGCGTCGGGATCCTGGCCATCTCGCCGCTCACCTTGGTCAGCGCGCTGGCCAGCGCGGACGGCTGCTGCGTCAGCAGCGCCCCCGCCCGGTCGGCGGCCAGTTCCCTGTACCGCGACAGGGCCCGGGTCAGCAGGAAGCTGACGGCGTAGACCAGTATCGAGACCAGCATGACGATCAGGCCGATGGGCAGCCCGCCCTGGTTGTCGCGGCGGCCGCCGAGCCCCGAGTAGAGGGCGAACCTCGTCATGAGGCCCGCCACGATGCCGAGGAAGGAGGCGATCGTCATGACCGCGACGTCGCGGTGCGCCACGTGCGACAGTTCGTGGGCCAGCACGCCTTCGAGCTCCTCGGGCTCCAGGCGGCGCAGGATGCCGGTCGTCACGCAGACGACGGCCTTCTTCTGGTTACGGCCGGTGGCGAAGGCGTTCGGCAGGTCGGAGTCGGCGACGGCCACCCTCGGCTTGGGCATGTCGGCCATCGCGCAGAGCCTGTCGATCAGGCCGTGCAGCTCGGGCGCCTCCTGCGGCGAGACCTCCCGCCCGCCCATCGCGAACAGGGCGATGCGGTCGGACAGGAAGTACTGCGCCAGGAGCATGACACCGGCGATCAGCAGCACGCTCAGCGCCCGCACGCCCAAGGCGATGAGGGCGCCGACGAAGACGACGTAGAGCAGCCCGAGCAGGAACATCGTCACGACCATGCGGCTGGTGAGGCCGCGGTCGGACGCGAACCGGGTGCTCACGGGCTAACCCGGGATGAGCCCCGAGTCGCCCAGCATCTCCCGGACCTCCTCGATCGAGGCGTCCGCGGGGGGAAGGATCAGCTCAGACGGCTCCAGGCTGTCGTCAGGCAGCGCCTTACCGACGTGGCGCACCTTGTCGAGCAGAGCGTGAAGCTTGTCGCGGAACTCGGGCTCGTCGTCGGCCTCGATGGCCGCCTCGAGCTCGCTGTCGAGCTCGTTGAGCACGCCGAGGTCGCCGTCGGCGATCTGCACCTGGCCCTCGCCCATGATTCTGACGATCATGCGGGCTCCCCGGGCTGGCGCAGCTGCTGGGTCTGCGACTGCGGCTGGGCCTGCGGCTGCCCCTGCTCGAGGGAGGGCTGGGGCGCGGGGCCCTGACCGAGCTCGGCCTTCATCCTCGCGAGCTCGAGCTCGACGTCCCTGCCGCCGCCCATGCGGTCGAGCTCGGCCTGGATGTCGTCGTTGCGGCTGCCGCTGAAGTCGTCGAGGGCGCCGCTGGCCAGCAGCTCGTCGATGGCTCCCGCGCGGGCCTGCATCTGCGCCGTCTTGTCCTCGGCCCGCTGGATGGCGAGACCGACGTCGCCCATCTCCTCGGAGATGCCGGAGAACGCCTCGTTGATGCGGGTCTGCGCCTCGGCCGCGGTGTAGGTGGCCTTGATGGTCTCCTTCTTGTGACGGAAGGAGTCGACCTTGGCCTGGAGCCGCTGGGAGGCCGTGGTGAGCTTCTCCTCCTCGGCCTGCAGGTTGTCGTGCTGGACGCGCAGGTCGGCGATCTGGGTCTGCAGGCTGGAGCGGCGGCTCAGAGCCTCACGCGCCAGGTCCTCGCGACCCACCGACAACGCCTTGCGCCCCTGGTCCTCGAGACGGGAGGACTGCTGCTCGATCTGGTTGATCTGCAGCTCCACCCGCTTGCGCGACGTGGCGACGTCCGCCACACCCCTGCGCACCTTCTGCAGCAGCTCCAGTTGCCGCTGGTAGGAGTAGTCAAGGGTCTCGCGCGGATCCTCCATTTTGTCCAGGGCCTTGTTGGCCTTGGACTTGAAGATCATCGAAAGTCTCTTCATCACGCTCATGCGCGTCGGCCGTCCCCTTCTTAGGTCGTGCTGTGGTCACCCAGTGCAGCGCAGCCGCCTTGGGATTACCCTACGCATAACGCACGGGGGCGTCACTAAGTTGCACTCCAGGTAGGGTTGACACTGTGTTGCGTCGCCGTTCCCAGACCTCAGTGGACGATTCCCCCGTCCCCACTGACGATCCTAAGCCCCAGGGCAAAGGACGTCCCACTCCGAAGCGCCGTGACGCCGAGGGGCGTCGGCGCCAGCCTGTGACCGCTCCAGCCAACCGCAAAGACGCCTACAAGCAGATGCGGGCCAGGCAGGCGGCCGACAGGGACAAGGCCCGTCAGGGCATGATGCGCGGCGAGGAGCGTTACCTCCCCGCCCGCGACAAGGGCCCCGTGCGCAAGTTCGCCCGCGACTGGGTCGACTCGCGCCGCGTGGTCAGCCAGTACTTCCTGCCGTTCTCCCTGGTGATCCTGCTGCTGACGTGGATCCCCTTCCCGCCCGAGATCCGCAACTGGGTCTACTTCGGAGTCATCACGATCGGCTGGCCGATCATGATGGTCGGCGTGCTCGCCACCTCCGTGTGGGTGTCATGGAAGGTGAAGAAGCTCGCCGCGGAGAAGTTCCCCGGCGAGAACCTCAAGGGCATCGGCTTCTACGCGGCCATGCGGGCCCTGCAGATCCGCAGGCTCCGCTTCCCTCCGCCGCAGTTCCTGCCCGGCGGCAAGCCCGTGCCGCCGAAGGCCTGACCCTTTCTCGCCGTACGGCCCGCGTCCCCGATGGACGCGGGCCGTACGCGTGTCGCGCATCAGCCGTCGGCGCGCTCCCAGCGGAGAGCTCCGCGGACCACCCGGGGCCGCCAGCCGTCGACCTCACCTCCGTCGCGCAGCGCGTCGGCGTTGGCACGCAGCAGGGCGAGATAGGACGGCGCGCGGCCGAAGCCGACCCCTCCGATCGTGTCGTCCCAGCCGATGTCGCCCTCCTGGGAGTCGATCAGGGCGTACTCCTGATGCTCGCTGTTCCTGTCGGGGAAGTGCAGGAAGGGGATCATGCGGCCGTTCCAGTACTCCAGGCGCGGTTCGGGGTCCTCCACGGTGGGGAAGTGGTGACACAGAAACCGCCACGTATCGCGAATCCCCCTGACACCGAGGCCCGAGGCCTCCCCCGGTCCGAAGGCCATCGAGCCGTCGTGGCGCAGCAGTGAGGCGCGCAGGTCGTCGGGGAAGCGCAGGCCCGTCTGTGCTTCGGCCACCGCGATGGTCCGCGCTCTCGCGGGGCCGCGCAGCGCGGCGTGGGTGACGGGCGCGTGCTTCTTGAGCCATCGCTCGACGCGCAGCCACTCCGCGTCCACCTCGCGCTTCACCGCAGGGTCGAGGGGGCGGATCACCGCCCGGCGCTTCTGCGGGGAGCAGGCGGGGTCACGCGTCGGCGCCGGGGTGGGCGTCGGCTCGGGCACGAGCGCGACAGTCGCCTCCGACTGTGGGACAAGCCGGTCATACTCGGCCGCGGCGCTGGGCTCGCCGGTGAGGTTCGTGGCCACGACCAGGCCCAGGGCGCCGACGAGCACGCCCGCGGCCACTCCGGCCAGCAGTCCCCTGAGGAACCTGTTCTCCTCGCGGGGACGGTAGCGCTCAAGGTCTTCCTGGGTGGGGCGGCCCAGCACCGGCTCCTGGACCTCGTCCTCGTCGTGAGGAGTTCTTCTGTCGATCCTGATCGCGATCGCGGCGAGGACGGCGGCGGTCAGCGCCATCCGCAGGAGCTTGAGCACGCGCGGCACCCTATCCGACGTACTCCCAGACCAGCTCACCGGAGATCACCGTCGGCCGGTGGCCGCCGACGACACCTCCCGACTCCAGCGCGTCGGCGGTGTGCTTGAGCAGGGCGTGGAAGGACCGTGCCCACGGCTCGCCGGTGAAGTACATCGGACTGCCCTCCAGCGTCTCGCCCAGGTCGCCTCGTTCGGAGTCGAGCACCAGGTAGTCGCCTGAGCCGTCGGGGCCGACGGGGATCATCTGGCCGTCCCACAACTGGTCTCGCGGATCGCCGCCGTCGTCGTAGCCGTCCTCGCACAGGTGGCGCCAGGTGTCCCTGATCTCGCGGATGGTGGAGGCGTCGCGGCCGGGCAGGGAGAAGCCGCCGTCGTGCCGGAGGAGAGAGGCCCGCAGGTCGTCGGGGAAGCGCAGGCCCATCTGCGACTCGGCCACGGCGATCGTGCCCGCGCGCCCCGGGCGGCCGAGCTTCCCGTGGGACTTCGGCGCGTTCACGGCCAGCCAGCCCTCGATGCGCCGCCACTGCCGTTCGACCGCGCGCTTCACGCGGGGACGGACAGGCCGTACGGCGGGCGCGCTCCACTCGGGGCGACACGAGACGTCGCCCGGGGTGATGGCCTCGAACAGAAGCTCGGCCCGAGAGGGTGTCTCAAGCTCCACGCGCGTTTCGGCGTGCGGCTCCTTCTCTCTCACGACCGACGTGAAGCACTCGCCGTCCTCGTCCGGGCACGGAGGGAGCGACTCCCTCGCGATCGCTATGGCGGTCTTGCAGCTGCCGTCCAGATCCGCGCAGGAGAAGGGCTCGATGACCCCCGGTGTCACCTCGGGCGTCCACCTCCCTGGCTGCTCCCGCGGCTTGCCGAAGACCCACGCGTCCAGCGCGAGCGAGCCCGCCGCGAGAACCCCCAGCGCCACCCCCGCGATCATCCAGCGTGGCCGGCGCCGCCGTCCGGGTGCTTCCTCGGCCTGGCCCTCCCGCGTGACGCCCGCGTGGCGGCGGCGCAGCCGTACCGCGATGGCGGCCAGGATGGCGGCGGTCAGCGCGAGCCGTACAAGCTTCACCACGCGGGGCACACTATCCCGAACCGATACAGTCGTGTGCATGGAATTCCGTCACCTCGGCCGCAGCGGTCTCCTCGTCAGCGAGATCAGCTACGGCAACTGGATCACCCACGGCTCCCAGGTCGAGGAGGACGCCGCCAAGGAGTGCGTGAAGGCGGCCCTCGACGAGGGGATCACGACTTTCGACACCGCGGACGTCTACGCGGGCACCAGGGCCGAGGAGGTCCTGGGCAGGGCGCTGAAGGGCGTCAGGCGCGAGTCGCTCGAGATCTTCACCAAGGTCTACTGGCCCACGGGCCCCGGCCCCAACGACCGCGGCCTGTCGCGCAAGCACATCACCGAATCGATCCACGGCTCGCTGCGCCGCCTGCAGACCGACTACGTCGACCTCTACCAGGCGCACCGCTTCGACTACGCGACGCCGCTCGAGGAGACCCTTAAGACCTTCGACGACCTCGTCCGTCAGGGCAAGGTCCTCTACGTCGGCGTCAGCGAGTGGAACGCCGAGCAGATCGCCCAGGCGCTGAAGATCGCCGACGAGATGGGCTTCGACCGCATCGTCTCGAACCAGCCGCAGTACTCCGCCCTGTGGCGCGTCATCGAGTCGGAGATCGTGCCGCTGAGCGAGAAGGAGGGCGTCAGCCAGATCGTCTGGTCGCCCATCGCGCAGGGCGTGCTCACCGGCAAGTACCTGCCCGGCCAGCCCGTCCCCGCGGGCTCGCGCGCCACCGACGCGACCGGCGCGAAGATGATCGACAGGTTCATGGACGACGACGTGCTGACCCGCGTCCAGAACCTCAAGCCCATCGCCGCCGACCTGGGGCTCAGCATGGCCCAGCTGGCGATCGCCTGGGTGCTGCAGAACCCGAACGTCGCCAGCGCGATCGTCGGCGCCACCAAGCCCGAGCAGGTGCGCGACAACGTCAAGGCCTCGGGCGTCAAGCTCGACGCCGAGGTGCTCACGAAGATCGACGACGTGCTCGGCCCGATCGTCGAGCGCGACCCGGCCAAGACGGTCAGCCCGGCCACCCGGCCATAGCGATTACGCATGAAAAGAAAAACCCCTTGGCTCCCAAGGGGTTTTTCTTTTCACTCGGTCCGCAGCGACATTCCCGAATACTCAACCCGGTCCTCGTCGAGCAGCGCGACCTGTTCGACCCCCAATTCCAGCAGGTCACGGTAGTTCTCGCCGAGCCACGACTCAGCATCGGCCTGGCTCGGGAAAACCTCACGAGGCAAGGGCCGATCGGTCACCTCACCACCATTCGCGTTTTCATAACGCCAACGCCATGTCATGCCATACGCTCCTTTTCCGCGGGATCGCCCGAGCTTTAATCGGCACCCCGCACCATACCCCTGGAGCACCCCTGGAGCATGGGAGGTCGATCGATGCTGCGCGCATTCGGGCTCGCCTGGGCGGCGGCGCTTTTCGCCGCCACCCCCGCCCTCGCCGATCCGGCGCCCGCGGGACCCGATCCGAACGCCGTCCGCGTGTGGAGCTACTGGCAGAGCGACGGCACCGCCTGGCTGTCGGGTCAGGCGGGTACGGCCGCCCGCGACGGATCGGTGATCGGCTGGCGCTTCGCGGCCACGCCCGACGGTTCGGCGGCCGAGTCTCCCGGCGGTGACCTGCCCGCCTTCGACCGGATCTGCGGCAAGGAGCCCGCCGCCTCGGGACACCAGCGGGTCGCCGTCGTGGTCGACTTCGGCGACGCCGAGACCGACGCCTACCCCGGTGAGCAGCCGCCCGGCGCGCTCACCAGGTGCGTCAGCGGCGCCGAGGGGGCCACGGGCGTGGACCTGCTCGCCCTGGCCGCCCAGGTGCGCGCGGAAGGCTCGGACACCGTCCTCGCGGTCAACGACTACCCCGCCAGGGCGAAGGGCGGCTCCGAGGTCGCCGCGCCGCCCTCGGTCCCGGCCGACGGCGGCCTTCCCGTGCTGTGGCTCGCGGGCGGCGCGGGCGCCGCCGCGCTCCTGGCCGGAGGGGTCCTCGTGGCGCGCCGTTCCCGCAGGCGTGCCACGCTGTAAGACGTGCTTGTCAGGTTCATCGGTACGGCGGGGCGCGACGGCTGGCCCGCGCCGGGCTGCTCGTGCGTCTCGTGCGCGGCGCTCCCACCCGGATCACGGTCGCCGCTGGAGGTGGTGGTCGACGGGGTGCTCAGGCTGCCGGGTGAAGCGCTCCCGGCCGGCTACCACCTCGACGGCCCCGTCATCGTCACCCCGGACGGCTCCCGCCTCCTCCTCCACCCGCCCCTCTCTCCCGCGCCACCTTCCCCGTCACCGCTTTCCCCCTCGACACCTACACCCTCGCCGCCCTCCCCCTCGGCATCTCCCGCGGGGCTCTCGGCGCCACCCGCTCATCTCTCCGCGCCATCCGCTGATATCTCCGGGCCGCCCGCCCCTTCTGGATCGCCCGCCCAGGTGTCGCCCACCCACGGCCCTCCCAGCCCGGGACCTCCCAGCCCGGGATCTTCCACCCAGGGACCTCCCGCCCCGGGCTCTCCCACCCAGGGACCTCCCGCCCAGGGCGGCGATCTCTCGCGGGACGTCGGGTGCGACCTTGTGCTGGTCGATCTGATGGGCGACCCATTCGTCCTCGGCGACCTGCGCAGGCGCGGGCTCGTCACCTCTTCGACCCATGTGATCGCCGTCGGCCTCGACCACCGCGTGCGGCCCGAGGAACTGGACAGGCGGCTGGCCCTGTGGGGGGCGCGGGCCGTACCTGACGGCACCGTCCTGGACACCGCCGTGACCCCCGAGCCCACGCCCGCCCCCGCGCGGCGCACGTTGCTGCTCGGCGGCTCGCGGTCGGGCAAGTCGGCCGAGGCCGAGCTCCGGCTGGCCGCCGAACCCCACGTCACCTACGTCGCCACGGGTCCCTCGGGCCACGGCGACCCCGAGTGGGCCGCACGCGTCGCCGCCCACCGCGCGAGGCGTCCCGCGCACTGGGCAGTAGAGGAGACCACCGGGCTGGCCGAGGCGATCACGCGGGCCACGACGCCGCTGCTGGTCGACGGACTCGGCACGTGGCTGGCGGCCATGTTCGACGAGGCCGGCGCGTGGGAGGAGCCCTCCCGCCGAGACGAGGTCGTACGGCACTGCGACGAGCTCGTCGAGGCGTGGCGCTCGACCAGGCAGCGCGTCGTCGCGGTGTCGGACGAGGTCGGACTCGGCGTCGTCCCCTCCACCTCGAGCGGACGCGCCTTCCGCGACCTGCTCGGCCGCCTCAACCAGCGAGTGGCGGCCGAGTCCGAGAACGTCGCCCTCGTCGTGGTGGGCCGCCTCCTGCCTTTGTAGACGCACCCGCGAGGACCCGGCCAGACCGGAGACACCCGCCCTTACCATCGCTCATCGCCAGGAGATCCGTGAGCCTCAGACTCCGACGACCTTGACGGTCTTTCCGCAGAGCTTGTACATGTCGTCCTCATCAGAGGTGAGGACGATCACTGGTCTGACCGCGCGCAGGGCGGTGGCGGCCACCACGGCGTCGATGGCGTACTTGTGGCCATGCAACCGGGCGTCGCGGAGGAGCGCGACCGCCTGCAGACAGACGTCCTCGGTCACCGGCTCGACCTTCAGCCGAGACAGATGCCATCTGAGGCGATCACTCTTCACCCGGACATCCTGAGCCTCGATCGGCGTCATCGCGCTGACCACTACCCGGAAGTCGTTGTCCTGGGCCTCGCGTACGATCGCGGTCACTCTCTGATCGGCCTCGCACCATCTCATGAGACCCTCGCAGTCGAGGACTACGGTGCCCGCGCTCAACTTGCTTCGTGCGCGCGCCATCCGCCCTCTTCCTGAAGTTCAGGTGCGACTTTCGCGCTGCGAAACAGCTCCGCCGCCTCATCGCGCAATGCCTGCGGGATCGGCCCGGAGGCGGCCTCGTTCGCCTGAAGCGCCTCCTCGAGGAGATCCCGCTCGATCTGACGTTCAACTGCGGCATCGACATAGGCGGAAATCCCGCGCGCTCCGACGCGTTGCCGGACCACCCGGATGGTCCCCTCGCGCAAGGAGACACTGACCTTGACCGCCGGGCCATCCCCCGGGGCGAACTCCCGCTCAGGCACACTCATGCGACCAGTTTACTACTCGAAGTAGTAAACTGTGGGGAAGTTCGCCTTCGTATAGATCGAGTGGTCGAACCCCACTCCTCCGTTGGGATCAGACCCGTCTGGCAGGAGCCCCACTCCGCTGGGTCACCTGGCTAGACGTTGGTGCCCCACCTGGGTGACGCCTCTCAGGATGCCGGGGCTCCTCAGAGTGGGCCTGAGGTGGCGTGCCTCGGAGGCAGCGCGCTACAGGAAGCACCCAACGCGGGGCCTCTCCGGAAGCGGGCGTTTCAGGGGCGGGGGGTGCGGACGGCGCGGGCCGACCAGCGGCCGTCCAGGCGGTCGACGCGCAGCTCGCGGCCGAAGCACTCCGACAGCGCCGCCTCGGTCAGCGTCTCCTCCACAGGCCCCGCCGCCAGGATGCGGGTGTCGCGCACGAGCAGCGCGTGCGTGGCCGTGGAGGGCACCTCCTCCAGGTGGTGCGTCACCGTCACCGTGGTCAGCCCGTCGCGTCCGGCAAGGTCCTCGATGGCGGTGACGAGGTCCTCGCGCGCGGGGAGGTCGAGACCGGCGAAAGGCTCGTCGAGCAGCAGGATCGCGGGGTCGGCCATGAGCGCCCTGGCCACCCTGATCCTGGCCCGCTCCCCCTGCGAGCACACCCTGAACAGCCGGTCGGCGAGATCCTTGCACCCCATGTCGGCGAGCAGGGCGTGCGCCCTGTCGTGCTCGGCCTGGCCGTAGCGGTCCCAGAGCGGGGCGCTGGTGCCGGTGTGCCCGGTGAGGACCACCGTGTGCGCGGTCGCGCCCTCCTCCTCCAGAAGGCTCTCGTCCACGAGGCGCTGGCTGGCGGCCACCAGGCCGATGTCCCTGCGCAGCTCCCTGAGGTCCACCCGGCCCAGCCGGCGACCCAGGACGGTGGCCGCGCCCTCGGTCGGGTGCCGTACCGCCGCCGCCAGCGACAGCAGCGTGGTCTTTCCCGCCCCGTTGGGACCGAGGATCACCCAGTGCTGCCCGTAGGCCACCCGCCAGTCGATCCCCGCCAGCAGCGTCCTGCCGACCACCTTGACACTGACACCTTCGAGTTCCACGGCATGCATCCGGCCACCCTAACGACCACCGACTCCCCAACAGGCCCGGGGGTTCGGGATGCCCGCGCTCGAGAGCCCGGCGGATGCATAGGCACGGGGTGCGGGCCTGCGGATGAGGGCGCGGAGGGATGGTGGGGGCTGGTGGGGGTCGTAGGATCGGCGGTCATGGCTGGGTGGGGGGCGGGGCTTCGGTTCTCGGTGGGGACGCTGAGCGTGTTCCCCGTCCGGGTGGATCGGGTCGACCGCGAGGTGGCCGGCCAGGCGATGGTGCTCGCGCCGGCGGTCGGGCTCGCGCTCGGGTCGGTGAGCTGCCTGCCGCTGCTGGTGTCCGGCTCCGGACTGCTCGAAGCGGCGCTGGCGCTCGGGTTGCTCACGGTGCTGACCAGGGCGCTGCATCTGGACGGCCTGGCGGACCTCGCGGACGGCCTGGGCAGCGGGAAGCCCGCCGCTCAGGCGCTCGACATCATGAAAAAGTCGGATATTGGGCCGTTCGGGGTCGTCACGCTGGTTCTCACGTTGCTCGCCCAGGCCGCGGCCCTGGCGGAGGCGGGCCCCGTGGCGCTCCTGGCGGCGTGCGTGACCGGACGGCTGGCGCTCACCTGGGCGTGCGCCGTGGGCGTACCCTCCGCCAGGCCCGGCGGGCTCGGCGACATGGTGGCGGGCACCGTACGGCGCCGCACCGCGCTCCTCGTCACCCTCGCCGTGGTCGCCGTCGCGGCGCTGGCGGGCGTGCTGCTGTCGCGGGTGGTGCTTCCGCTCGCCGTCCTGGCCGGGCTGGGGGCGGCGCTGGCGCTGCTCCACCATGCACGGCGCAGGCTCGGCGGAATCACCGGCGACGTGCTGGGAGCGCTCGTCGAGACCGCGACAGCCGCCGTGCTCGTGGCGTGCGCGCTGCTGAGCTGACCGCCGGCGCCGCCCCAGCGGGCCGGCGGTACTCCGCCGACCCGACGGGCCAACCCGCCCGAGGGGATCCAATCCACCCGAGTGGATCCACCCCACCCGATGAGAGGTGACCCGGTTCAGCTGACCGGTTGCTCCTGCCGTACAGGGGCGAGCTTGAAGACCACAACGGCGAGGACGGCCAGCACCGCCCAGCCGACGAGTCCCGTGATGCCCGCGACCACCGTGTCGGGCGGCGCGGCCGCGTCGCCGAGCAGGAGCGCCAGCGACGCGGCAGGGTTGAGCACCGCGTGGCCGATCACCGCGGGCCAGACGCTGCCTGTGCGCAGCCGCAGCCAGCCGAACAGCATCCCGGCAGGCACGCAGAACCCGACGAAGAGCAGCGCCGCCCAGGGGCCGAGGCCCGGGTAGTTGTAGCCCAGCGCGGTCGCCGGAGCGTGCCAGAGACCCCAGATCACGCCGGACAGCACCAGCCCGCCGAACACCCCCCGCGCGGCCACCAGCCTCGGCAGCAGCCAGCCGCGCCAGCCCCATTCCTCGCCGAGCATGGGGATGAGGTTCAGGACGGGCAGGACCAGCGTCGAGACCACCACCTGGACGAGCAGCGCGGTGTGCGGGTCGTCGGGCAGGGGCATGCCCGTGGCGCGGATCGTGGTGGTGAACAGGCTCAGGCGGCCGAGGTCGAGCGAGACGAGCCCGAGGGCCGCGGTCAGCGCGAGCGTGCCGTACACGACCAGCGGGACGGCCGCCCAGGTCGCGAAGAACAGTGCGACGGTGCGGCCCCTGCGCGCGCCCAGGGTCAGGCCCGTCTCGCGGGCCCAGGCGCGGAACGGCGTGCGCCTGACCGCCCAGACGGCCAGCACGCCGAGCGTGGGGGTGAACATCATCAGGCCGACAAGGGGACCGAAGAGGGGGTCGGCCAGTCCGTCGCCGAGCCAGAGGGGAAGCGCGAACAGCCAGGCCAGGCCGTACGCGACGAGCAGGAAGAGAGGGATCACGAGCGGCTCCAGGCAGGAGGAACGGAGGGACGTCTGCTGCTGGAGGGGTGCGGGTCGGCGGGCAGGAAGGGCTCGTGGCGGTTGGTCATCGGCCGACGCGCTCCTCGAGGAGGGCGTTGAGCAGGGCGGCGCCGCGCGCGGCGTCGTCGACGCTGACGAGGAGCTGCCCGCCGGAGCGGTAGCGCAGCACCAGGCAGTCGCCGCCGCGCAGCATGATCGCCGCGCTGCCGGGCACGCCGCGCAGCCCCCAGCCGCCGACCTGGCTCGGGTGGCGCACCTCGGACCAGGCGCTCTCGATCTTCGAGAGCCTGATCCTGCGCACCGGCCAGCCGAGGGGGCCGAAGCCGATCGCGACGCCGTCCTCGGTGATCCGCACGGTGGCGGAGGAGGTGGCCAGCCCGGCCACC
This window of the Nonomuraea africana genome carries:
- a CDS encoding DUF3043 domain-containing protein, whose product is MDDSPVPTDDPKPQGKGRPTPKRRDAEGRRRQPVTAPANRKDAYKQMRARQAADRDKARQGMMRGEERYLPARDKGPVRKFARDWVDSRRVVSQYFLPFSLVILLLTWIPFPPEIRNWVYFGVITIGWPIMMVGVLATSVWVSWKVKKLAAEKFPGENLKGIGFYAAMRALQIRRLRFPPPQFLPGGKPVPPKA
- the pspAA gene encoding PspA-associated protein PspAA; its protein translation is MIVRIMGEGQVQIADGDLGVLNELDSELEAAIEADDEPEFRDKLHALLDKVRHVGKALPDDSLEPSELILPPADASIEEVREMLGDSGLIPG
- a CDS encoding SMI1/KNR4 family protein, yielding MLKLLRMALTAAVLAAIAIRIDRRTPHDEDEVQEPVLGRPTQEDLERYRPREENRFLRGLLAGVAAGVLVGALGLVVATNLTGEPSAAAEYDRLVPQSEATVALVPEPTPTPAPTRDPACSPQKRRAVIRPLDPAVKREVDAEWLRVERWLKKHAPVTHAALRGPARARTIAVAEAQTGLRFPDDLRASLLRHDGSMAFGPGEASGLGVRGIRDTWRFLCHHFPTVEDPEPRLEYWNGRMIPFLHFPDRNSEHQEYALIDSQEGDIGWDDTIGGVGFGRAPSYLALLRANADALRDGGEVDGWRPRVVRGALRWERADG
- a CDS encoding DUF998 domain-containing protein, translating into MERRLDLAAACAFVVAAVFSSAWMPGQFTSEGLDRLHGFVSRLAARDQEWSVLFRFCDTVAGLTCLAGVALVVRVREEWQGWLAMALFGLCTAVGGLFPLDCAGCGGALSFAHQAHVAAGVAATAAVLVAMVLLSARWRSPLAWLVTAATYAATMATLVADAVGRYAGLAQRLQVTLIAIWLLYLATRLLVEATPALESGPFHVVSEGAGRPVLLSSGPAGAWFHWDAVAETLRHGHRVIRFDRPGLGLSPAVTTPPTLYGEAARLAALVPGSERATVVARSVAAWHAEAFARLHPLRVARLVLIDPACGAGPGTAWAAGLRRWAPALGATWGAAAVARALGPLAHRLRTGMVDPHGVYRTGRVAAAAVGEWLARGEMAADLEEVRREHPFPAVPVTVISTGGAGECRARLAADLGARLVGVADEGERRAAVVEACQEPRVPGLPDVTGVTERDGGDRM
- a CDS encoding PspA/IM30 family protein, yielding MSVMKRLSMIFKSKANKALDKMEDPRETLDYSYQRQLELLQKVRRGVADVATSRKRVELQINQIEQQSSRLEDQGRKALSVGREDLAREALSRRSSLQTQIADLRVQHDNLQAEEEKLTTASQRLQAKVDSFRHKKETIKATYTAAEAQTRINEAFSGISEEMGDVGLAIQRAEDKTAQMQARAGAIDELLASGALDDFSGSRNDDIQAELDRMGGGRDVELELARMKAELGQGPAPQPSLEQGQPQAQPQSQTQQLRQPGEPA
- the htpX gene encoding zinc metalloprotease HtpX, yielding MSTRFASDRGLTSRMVVTMFLLGLLYVVFVGALIALGVRALSVLLIAGVMLLAQYFLSDRIALFAMGGREVSPQEAPELHGLIDRLCAMADMPKPRVAVADSDLPNAFATGRNQKKAVVCVTTGILRRLEPEELEGVLAHELSHVAHRDVAVMTIASFLGIVAGLMTRFALYSGLGGRRDNQGGLPIGLIVMLVSILVYAVSFLLTRALSRYRELAADRAGALLTQQPSALASALTKVSGEMARIPTRDLREAEPFNAFYFAPALKQGETLATLFSTHPPLQRRLENLAKISAQLGRG
- the pspAB gene encoding PspA-associated protein PspAB, giving the protein MGWLDVILGRTKQAEPNLDALFALPSAAVTLQAATGLAPTGEGSVSFRAAEGGAFATLQGDVKALLGERVEESTDVYGYTWLLVRRAPDAVTDLVTELHAVNSSLEDAGFGPSLLCSLVAFADPRGRRLAIVYLYKRGTFYPFAPLGGQHRDNALELQARGALAEELRIEEDLARWFPVWGAPGL